One stretch of Azoarcus sp. KH32C DNA includes these proteins:
- a CDS encoding aldehyde dehydrogenase family protein translates to MQVFDMIIDGLPVKAESTFDVINPASGQAFARVQAGGPAHVDQAVAAARAAFPGWSRTSDKHRQDLLHALGVALEEEMPALMELVTKESGKPLGGLNGIGAGMEVGGAIAWTHVTADLELPVEVIQDNDEARIEVHRKPLGVVASITPWNWPLMIAIWHVIPALRAGNTVVIKPSGLTPTATIRFVELANRILPPGVLNIVTGESGVGSAIARHPDINKIVFTGSTPTGKNIMQNAAGNLKRLTLELGGNDAGIVLPDVDPKVVAPKLFGVGFHNNGQTCACLKRLYVHDSIYEELVGELARIARDTIVGDGLVEGTQLGPVQNKTQMDFVHELVEDARANGARILSGGKARAGNGYFYEPTVIADAKDGMRVVDEEQFGPVLPVIRYSDIDEVIARANANENGLGGSIWSNDRTKAAALALQLECGTAWVNEHGAIQPDAPFGGVKQSGLGVEFGRYGLEEYTSIQTLKIMKN, encoded by the coding sequence ATGCAAGTATTCGACATGATCATCGATGGCCTACCGGTGAAGGCCGAGAGCACTTTCGACGTCATCAATCCGGCAAGCGGGCAAGCGTTTGCCCGCGTCCAGGCAGGTGGTCCCGCACACGTCGATCAGGCGGTTGCCGCGGCCCGTGCGGCTTTCCCCGGCTGGAGCCGAACTTCCGACAAGCACCGGCAGGACCTGCTGCATGCGCTGGGCGTGGCGCTCGAAGAGGAAATGCCCGCCCTGATGGAACTCGTCACCAAGGAAAGCGGCAAACCGCTGGGCGGCTTGAACGGCATCGGCGCGGGCATGGAGGTCGGCGGCGCAATTGCCTGGACCCACGTCACGGCCGATCTCGAGCTGCCGGTCGAAGTGATCCAGGACAACGACGAGGCACGCATCGAGGTGCATCGCAAGCCGCTCGGGGTCGTCGCCTCGATTACGCCGTGGAACTGGCCGCTGATGATCGCGATCTGGCACGTAATCCCGGCGTTGCGCGCGGGCAACACCGTCGTCATCAAACCCTCGGGCCTCACGCCGACTGCGACGATCCGCTTCGTCGAACTTGCCAACCGCATCCTGCCGCCCGGCGTGCTCAACATCGTCACCGGCGAGAGCGGCGTTGGCTCGGCGATCGCCAGGCACCCGGACATCAACAAGATCGTCTTCACCGGATCGACGCCGACCGGCAAGAACATCATGCAGAACGCCGCGGGCAACCTGAAGCGGCTCACGCTCGAACTCGGCGGCAACGACGCGGGGATCGTGCTGCCGGACGTCGATCCGAAGGTGGTCGCGCCGAAGCTCTTCGGCGTCGGCTTCCACAACAACGGCCAGACCTGCGCCTGCTTGAAGCGCCTGTATGTGCACGACTCGATCTACGAGGAGCTCGTCGGAGAGCTCGCCCGCATCGCGCGCGATACCATCGTCGGCGACGGCCTTGTCGAAGGCACCCAGCTCGGCCCGGTGCAGAACAAGACCCAGATGGACTTCGTACACGAACTCGTCGAAGACGCCCGCGCGAACGGCGCACGCATCCTCTCCGGCGGCAAGGCGCGCGCCGGCAACGGCTATTTCTACGAACCGACCGTGATCGCCGACGCGAAGGACGGCATGCGAGTGGTCGACGAGGAGCAGTTCGGCCCGGTGCTGCCGGTGATCCGCTATTCGGATATCGACGAAGTCATCGCGCGCGCCAACGCCAACGAGAACGGCCTCGGCGGCTCGATCTGGTCGAACGATCGCACCAAGGCCGCCGCGCTCGCGCTGCAACTCGAATGCGGCACTGCTTGGGTGAATGAACACGGTGCGATCCAGCCCGATGCGCCATTCGGCGGCGTCAAGCAGTCGGGGCTCGGCGTCGAGTTCGGGCGCTACGGTCTGGAGGAGTACACGTCGATCCAGACGCTGAAAATCATGAAGAATTGA
- a CDS encoding YCF48-related protein, with product MKKYRMMLGATSAAIIAALSMAMPALAGEGAGVVPRAAERSASASRSMILAATQAGQRLVAVGDRGVVLLSDDQGGSWRQASKVPVNATLTGVSFADERNGWAVGHWGVILHTDDGGETWTRQRVETSEDRPLFSVHFTDAQHGTAVGLWSLLLRTVDGGKTWDRVSLPPPPNDTRADRNLMHVFADRRGELFVVGERGTVLHSNDHGQTWSYQATGYRGSFWSGTSLSDGTLLIAGLRGSLYRSTDGGDSWHKVATGTQSSITSIVPLADRVLAVGLDGLTLESRDAGSSFEARQRADRLSLTAAVASDPNHVVFFSRAGIVAPQ from the coding sequence ATGAAAAAATATCGAATGATGCTCGGTGCAACGTCGGCGGCGATCATCGCGGCACTGTCGATGGCGATGCCGGCGCTTGCAGGTGAAGGCGCAGGCGTCGTGCCGCGCGCGGCCGAACGGTCCGCGTCGGCGAGCCGATCAATGATCCTCGCGGCAACGCAGGCTGGCCAGCGCCTCGTGGCAGTGGGAGATCGGGGTGTCGTGTTGCTGTCGGACGACCAGGGAGGCAGTTGGCGACAGGCATCCAAAGTGCCGGTGAATGCGACGCTGACCGGCGTGTCGTTTGCCGACGAGCGCAACGGCTGGGCGGTCGGTCACTGGGGCGTGATCCTGCATACCGACGACGGCGGCGAAACATGGACCCGTCAGCGCGTGGAGACGTCCGAGGACCGGCCGCTCTTCTCGGTGCATTTCACCGACGCGCAGCATGGCACCGCGGTCGGACTTTGGTCGCTGCTGCTCAGGACGGTGGATGGCGGCAAGACCTGGGACAGGGTCAGCCTGCCGCCTCCGCCCAATGACACCCGTGCGGACCGCAACCTGATGCACGTCTTCGCGGATCGACGGGGCGAACTCTTCGTCGTCGGCGAACGCGGCACGGTACTGCACTCCAACGATCACGGGCAAACCTGGTCCTACCAGGCGACCGGCTATCGGGGCTCCTTCTGGAGCGGTACGTCCCTGTCCGACGGCACGCTGCTGATCGCCGGCCTGCGCGGCAGCCTTTATCGCAGTACCGACGGTGGAGACAGCTGGCACAAGGTCGCCACCGGCACGCAGAGTTCCATCACATCGATCGTCCCGCTCGCAGACCGGGTACTTGCGGTCGGGCTTGACGGCCTGACGCTCGAAAGCCGTGACGCCGGTTCCAGCTTCGAGGCGCGCCAGCGTGCCGACCGCCTGTCGCTTACCGCCGCCGTCGCCTCCGATCCGAACCACGTGGTGTTCTTTTCGCGTGCCGGCATTGTGGCCCCCCAATGA
- a CDS encoding winged helix-turn-helix domain-containing protein — MHKAEVLSVRDLGFSRPRMYEWLALYREGGLGALRAKPVPGAKPKLDGKALDWLYRTITLSNPQQFKFEFALSTRATVRELIRTQFKVAMSEVSVGRLLRKLGLSPQRPLPAPFTPEFGPQTYT, encoded by the coding sequence TTGCATAAGGCCGAAGTGCTGTCCGTGAGGGATCTCGGATTTTCCCGCCCGCGCATGTACGAGTGGCTGGCGCTGTACCGCGAAGGTGGACTTGGGGCACTGCGCGCTAAGCCGGTGCCGGGCGCCAAGCCCAAGCTCGATGGCAAGGCGCTCGACTGGCTGTACCGGACGATCACGCTGTCGAACCCGCAGCAGTTCAAATTCGAGTTCGCGCTGTCGACGCGGGCGACGGTTCGGGAACTGATCCGTACCCAGTTCAAGGTCGCAATGTCGGAGGTGAGCGTCGGGCGCCTGCTGCGCAAGCTGGGGTTGTCGCCGCAACGTCCGCTACCAGCCCCCTTTACGCCAGAATTTGGTCCGCAGACGTATACGTAA
- the ald gene encoding alanine dehydrogenase, with protein MLIGVPKEIKNNESRVGMTPSAVREAKAHGHHVLVQDGAGLGIGCDNVAYHDAGADIVPDARSIFAMADMIVKVKEPQPEECMQLRPDRLLFTYLHLAPDPQQTDLLLKSGCTAIAYETITDNGGGLPLLAPMSELAGHMAIQVGAVALQTANGGRGVLLGGVPGVEAGKVVIIGGGVVGTNAAKMAVGLGANVTVLDRSLPRLRYLDDVFQGRLTTLYASIDAIENAVLDADLVVGAVLLPGASAPKLIKRSMLTKMNPGAVIVDVAIDQGGCSETSKATTHAEPTYVVDGIVHYCVANMPGAVARTSTFELNNATLPFILALANKGWRKACAEDRHLRAGLNIHAGLVTHEAVANALGLTYTSADQILA; from the coding sequence ATGCTGATCGGGGTCCCTAAAGAGATCAAGAACAACGAATCTCGTGTCGGTATGACGCCAAGTGCCGTTCGTGAGGCCAAGGCTCATGGGCATCACGTGCTTGTCCAAGACGGCGCTGGACTCGGCATCGGATGTGACAACGTGGCGTATCACGATGCTGGCGCAGACATCGTTCCCGATGCTAGGTCGATCTTTGCCATGGCGGACATGATCGTAAAGGTCAAGGAACCGCAGCCCGAAGAGTGCATGCAATTGCGGCCGGACCGATTGCTCTTCACGTACCTCCACCTCGCACCTGATCCGCAGCAGACGGACCTGCTCCTGAAATCCGGTTGCACAGCCATCGCATACGAAACCATCACGGATAACGGTGGAGGATTGCCCTTGCTCGCTCCAATGAGCGAGCTCGCGGGCCATATGGCGATTCAAGTGGGTGCCGTGGCGCTGCAAACGGCAAACGGTGGGCGAGGCGTGCTGTTAGGGGGAGTCCCAGGCGTCGAAGCAGGCAAGGTAGTGATAATCGGCGGCGGCGTGGTGGGAACAAACGCAGCGAAAATGGCAGTGGGGCTAGGCGCGAATGTGACTGTCCTCGACCGCTCATTGCCAAGGCTGCGTTATCTCGACGATGTATTCCAGGGCCGCTTGACGACCCTATACGCGTCCATCGACGCAATTGAGAACGCCGTGCTGGATGCAGATTTGGTTGTCGGTGCGGTGCTACTTCCGGGGGCTTCGGCGCCGAAACTGATCAAGCGCTCGATGCTGACAAAGATGAATCCGGGGGCCGTGATCGTGGACGTTGCAATCGATCAGGGTGGCTGTTCCGAGACTTCGAAAGCGACAACTCACGCTGAACCGACTTACGTTGTGGACGGCATCGTTCACTATTGCGTGGCCAATATGCCAGGAGCTGTTGCCCGGACATCCACCTTTGAGCTGAATAACGCCACATTGCCTTTCATTCTCGCGTTGGCCAACAAGGGGTGGCGAAAGGCTTGTGCTGAGGACAGGCATTTGCGCGCCGGCCTGAATATTCACGCTGGATTGGTAACACACGAAGCGGTCGCGAACGCGCTCGGGCTTACGTATACGTCTGCGGACCAAATTCTGGCGTAA
- a CDS encoding RND family transporter: MLNPLSVDEVDGFLTRSLRRLEAVCFRRRRSILLVLGLFTALMGWFALQLRMDAGFEKQMPVGHEYIQTFNQYRDDVLGANRLNIVVKARKGTIWTQAALGRLYEVTQAVSFLPNVDRLGVQSLWTPNSFVNEITEEGFRADPLIAGTITPKDLTGDVIAAIQRAASQGGFVGTLIARDQTSAMIVAELLEHDRDGHRIDYVAYNRILEEQLRSKFEDADFEIQIIGFAKQIGDIADGASAVLEFCAIALVLTALAVYWYCQSVRFTLLPILCSLTSLVWQFGTLKLLGYGLDPLAVLVPFLVFAIGVSHGVQQINFIVRELSHGRTTEEAARASFTGLLIPGTLALVTAFVSFVTLVLIPIPMVRELAITASLGVGYKIVTNLVMLPLAASLCHFTKDYADRAMLKRERRSTWLRALARVAEPRNAAVVIGITAAVFALAVWQSSDRVVGTVQPGAPELRPEARFNRDAVAISGSYDTGLDWLSVIFEAPPESCENVSVGLYQDRFVAAMQYVPGVLSALSFSGQLRTYNQGYNEGNPKMSVVPIDPGNYASLATEIGRVRGFMNKDCSMTAVHLFLTDHKATTIERVIHEVKAFRERDREEGIRIRLASGNAGVQAAVNEEVHKSELPMMLYVYAAIVILVALVYRDFRAVIACCLPLTVGTFIGYWFMKELEIGLTVATLPVMVLAVGIGVDYAFYIYNRLQLHLAQGQNIVKALEHAILEVGTATIFTAITLAVGVATWMFSELKFQADMGKLLAFMFMVNMVMAMTALPALAVWLERLFPRRGAVRAPGILAH; encoded by the coding sequence ATGTTGAATCCACTCAGCGTCGACGAGGTCGACGGCTTTCTCACGCGCAGCTTGCGGCGGCTGGAGGCGGTCTGCTTCCGGCGTCGCCGCAGCATTCTCCTCGTGCTCGGGCTGTTCACCGCCCTCATGGGCTGGTTTGCGCTGCAGTTGCGCATGGACGCCGGCTTCGAAAAACAGATGCCGGTCGGGCACGAGTACATCCAGACTTTCAACCAGTACCGCGACGACGTGCTGGGCGCCAACCGACTGAACATCGTCGTGAAGGCGCGCAAAGGCACGATCTGGACGCAGGCCGCGCTAGGCCGTCTGTATGAAGTGACACAGGCGGTGAGCTTCCTGCCGAACGTCGACCGGCTGGGCGTGCAATCGCTATGGACGCCAAACTCCTTCGTCAACGAGATCACCGAGGAAGGCTTTCGGGCCGATCCGCTGATTGCCGGAACGATCACGCCGAAGGACCTGACTGGCGACGTCATCGCGGCTATCCAGCGGGCGGCGAGCCAGGGCGGCTTTGTCGGTACGCTCATTGCGCGCGATCAGACGAGCGCGATGATCGTCGCGGAACTGCTCGAGCACGACCGCGACGGCCATCGGATCGATTATGTTGCGTACAACCGCATTCTCGAAGAGCAGCTGCGCAGCAAGTTCGAGGACGCGGACTTCGAGATCCAGATCATCGGCTTCGCGAAGCAGATCGGGGACATCGCCGACGGGGCTTCCGCCGTGCTGGAGTTCTGCGCGATCGCACTCGTCCTGACCGCGCTCGCGGTGTACTGGTACTGCCAGTCCGTGCGATTCACGCTGCTGCCGATCCTCTGCTCGCTGACTTCATTGGTCTGGCAGTTCGGGACCCTGAAGCTGTTGGGCTACGGCCTCGATCCCCTGGCCGTGCTGGTGCCCTTCCTCGTGTTCGCGATCGGCGTCTCGCATGGGGTGCAGCAGATCAACTTCATCGTGCGCGAACTCTCGCACGGCAGGACGACGGAGGAAGCTGCTCGCGCGAGCTTCACCGGCTTGTTGATCCCCGGCACGCTGGCGCTCGTCACGGCCTTCGTCTCCTTCGTGACGCTCGTGCTGATCCCGATCCCGATGGTGCGGGAGCTCGCGATCACGGCATCGCTGGGCGTGGGCTACAAGATCGTCACGAACCTGGTGATGCTGCCGCTCGCGGCATCGCTGTGCCACTTCACGAAGGACTACGCCGACCGGGCAATGCTCAAGCGCGAGCGGCGCTCCACCTGGCTGCGCGCATTGGCGCGCGTCGCGGAGCCGCGCAACGCGGCAGTCGTCATCGGGATCACGGCCGCCGTGTTCGCCCTGGCCGTCTGGCAGAGCAGCGATCGCGTCGTCGGCACCGTCCAGCCCGGCGCGCCGGAGCTGCGGCCGGAGGCACGGTTCAATCGCGACGCGGTCGCGATCTCGGGCAGCTACGACACCGGGCTCGACTGGCTGTCGGTGATCTTCGAAGCGCCGCCCGAGTCCTGCGAGAACGTCTCCGTCGGCCTCTACCAGGATCGCTTCGTCGCGGCGATGCAGTATGTGCCGGGAGTGCTGTCGGCGCTGTCGTTCTCCGGCCAGCTTCGGACCTACAACCAGGGCTACAACGAAGGCAATCCGAAGATGTCGGTGGTGCCGATCGATCCCGGCAACTACGCGTCGCTCGCGACCGAGATCGGGCGGGTGCGCGGCTTCATGAACAAGGACTGCAGCATGACCGCGGTGCACCTGTTCCTGACCGATCACAAGGCGACGACGATCGAGCGCGTGATCCACGAGGTCAAGGCTTTCCGCGAGCGCGATCGCGAGGAGGGCATCCGCATTCGTCTCGCGTCGGGCAACGCCGGCGTGCAGGCGGCGGTGAACGAGGAAGTACACAAGTCGGAGCTGCCGATGATGCTCTACGTGTATGCGGCGATCGTCATCCTCGTTGCACTCGTGTATCGCGACTTCCGCGCCGTGATCGCGTGCTGCCTGCCGCTGACGGTGGGCACCTTCATCGGCTACTGGTTCATGAAGGAGCTGGAGATCGGACTGACGGTCGCGACACTGCCGGTGATGGTGCTGGCGGTCGGGATCGGCGTCGATTACGCCTTCTACATCTACAACCGGCTGCAGCTGCACCTCGCCCAAGGGCAGAACATCGTGAAGGCGCTCGAACACGCGATTCTCGAGGTCGGCACGGCCACGATCTTCACGGCGATCACGCTTGCCGTGGGGGTTGCGACGTGGATGTTCTCGGAGCTCAAGTTCCAGGCCGACATGGGCAAGCTGCTCGCCTTCATGTTCATGGTCAACATGGTGATGGCGATGACGGCACTGCCGGCGCTCGCCGTTTGGCTCGAACGGCTGTTTCCCCGTCGGGGGGCGGTGCGTGCGCCCGGTATCCTCGCGCACTGA
- a CDS encoding molybdenum cofactor biosynthesis F family protein — METVVTNASEWIPVGALGDAFLPENNCLPPISDLAGRSFTLYFEDGWIIEHRFIDGDRLSWRLIEGESDSRQGDERYVATRLREDIYFVDFIKCGERATTVSLVMDLRRNVFIAVIGELPVAEESLTPFITRIAQDKELTSVNAVFRRGTINSPLTGDVVLPEVTRDLLGKRVEYRYSRLENYEHIYLNDRYYTWRCIEGSEKGLTDTDACHYYKIEDNLYLFVWREKIVPTLGVIMVDLDAMKTTGKIAGYEANDFGRVRNFTVGARVRIISVVPAQ; from the coding sequence ATGGAGACTGTCGTGACGAATGCTTCTGAATGGATCCCGGTTGGCGCCCTTGGTGATGCCTTCCTGCCCGAAAATAACTGCTTGCCTCCGATTTCAGATCTGGCGGGACGTAGCTTCACCCTTTACTTCGAGGATGGCTGGATCATCGAGCATCGATTCATTGACGGCGACCGCCTGTCGTGGCGGCTGATCGAAGGGGAGAGCGACTCGCGGCAGGGGGATGAACGCTACGTGGCAACCCGGCTTCGCGAAGACATCTATTTCGTTGATTTCATCAAGTGCGGAGAGCGTGCCACCACTGTTTCCCTAGTAATGGATCTGCGTCGCAACGTCTTTATTGCCGTGATCGGCGAGCTGCCCGTGGCCGAGGAGTCCCTGACCCCCTTCATTACCCGCATTGCGCAAGACAAGGAGTTAACCTCCGTTAACGCAGTCTTCCGGCGCGGGACCATCAATTCGCCCCTGACCGGGGATGTGGTCTTGCCTGAAGTTACCCGGGATCTGTTGGGCAAGCGGGTAGAGTATCGGTACAGCCGGCTCGAGAACTACGAACACATCTATTTGAACGATCGCTACTACACGTGGCGCTGTATCGAGGGATCGGAAAAGGGTCTGACCGATACCGACGCGTGCCATTATTACAAGATCGAAGACAACCTCTACCTGTTCGTCTGGCGGGAGAAGATCGTTCCGACACTCGGCGTCATTATGGTTGACCTCGACGCGATGAAAACTACGGGCAAGATCGCCGGTTACGAAGCCAACGATTTCGGTCGCGTACGCAACTTCACCGTCGGCGCGCGCGTTCGCATAATCTCCGTAGTACCGGCTCAATGA
- a CDS encoding HNH endonuclease, giving the protein MYCESQVAHIYFGDVEHIRPKAEGKYPHLEFEWTNLGYCCARCNNAKKDQFDETCPVVDPYSEDPGTHLLAFGTTVRHKAGSERGAITIATTDLNRPELIERRAIRLTQLQNALDACYRTSSEAIRATLLAALKEEGAADKEFSMFAAALINANQPDGAL; this is encoded by the coding sequence ATGTACTGCGAGAGCCAAGTCGCACACATTTACTTCGGAGATGTTGAGCACATTCGACCAAAGGCCGAGGGGAAATACCCTCACCTGGAGTTCGAGTGGACCAATCTGGGCTATTGCTGCGCGCGGTGCAACAACGCAAAGAAGGACCAGTTTGACGAAACGTGTCCAGTGGTCGACCCTTACTCGGAAGATCCCGGCACCCATCTTCTCGCTTTCGGGACAACTGTTAGGCACAAAGCAGGAAGCGAACGCGGCGCTATCACAATAGCCACTACGGACCTAAATCGACCCGAACTTATCGAGAGGCGGGCCATTCGCTTGACGCAACTCCAAAACGCTTTGGACGCTTGCTATCGAACTTCGAGTGAGGCTATCCGAGCAACGCTGCTTGCTGCCTTGAAAGAGGAGGGAGCAGCGGATAAAGAGTTTTCCATGTTTGCGGCTGCCTTAATTAACGCCAATCAACCGGACGGAGCGTTGTAG
- a CDS encoding DUF1329 domain-containing protein encodes MKSVHMLSVLSLAVAASAALAAPHQDAERLGKELTPLGGEKAANKDNTIPAWQDGGALNPGWAQGKPRVSFFKYKDDKPLFTIDASNAEKYADKLSEGQHALLKTLKSYRLDVYPTRRYCSAPDFVLENTKKNTAMAKIGSDGWSLAEAMVPGIPFPVPKSGIEVLWNSKMKYAGAGITFPSLWTMLSPRASGGDWIEARSTQSYQYPWGGKGTHKLSDLPPIEYNTYFAYTSPTALAGQALVVTMYTNKTGDTFYYFPGQRRVRRMPSYSYDAPQIGFENQYTMDEPRVFNGPPDRFDWKLVGKKEMYVAYNAFGMYDPAVDRRKVVTPDGVDSKATRYELHRVWVIEATVKDGVRHVAPKRRFYVDEDSWALMSAEDYDAQGKLWKVRESFLIPVAETGACDNPAFVQYDLASGRVLYDQASLGAGQDMMWATEPNDPKYRDDFYTPDNLRAISDR; translated from the coding sequence ATGAAATCTGTACACATGTTGAGCGTGTTGTCGCTGGCCGTCGCTGCCAGCGCTGCGCTCGCGGCGCCCCACCAGGATGCCGAGCGGCTCGGCAAGGAACTGACCCCGCTGGGAGGGGAGAAGGCCGCAAACAAGGACAACACGATTCCCGCGTGGCAGGACGGTGGCGCTCTCAATCCGGGCTGGGCGCAAGGAAAGCCGCGCGTGAGCTTCTTCAAGTACAAGGACGACAAGCCGCTCTTCACGATTGACGCGTCGAACGCCGAGAAATACGCCGACAAGCTCAGCGAAGGACAGCACGCCCTGCTTAAGACGCTGAAGAGCTACCGGCTCGACGTCTACCCGACCCGCCGCTACTGCTCTGCGCCGGACTTCGTCCTGGAGAACACGAAGAAGAACACCGCCATGGCGAAGATCGGCAGTGACGGCTGGAGCCTTGCCGAGGCGATGGTCCCGGGCATTCCCTTCCCGGTGCCGAAGAGCGGCATCGAGGTCCTGTGGAATTCCAAGATGAAGTACGCCGGCGCAGGCATCACGTTCCCGTCCCTTTGGACCATGCTTTCGCCGCGTGCAAGTGGGGGAGACTGGATCGAGGCGAGGTCGACCCAAAGCTACCAATACCCTTGGGGAGGTAAAGGCACGCACAAGCTCAGTGACCTGCCACCGATCGAGTACAACACCTATTTCGCGTACACGTCGCCGACGGCCCTGGCCGGCCAAGCTTTGGTCGTGACAATGTACACGAACAAGACGGGCGACACCTTCTACTACTTCCCTGGTCAGCGCCGTGTGCGCCGCATGCCAAGTTATTCCTACGATGCGCCACAGATCGGCTTCGAAAACCAATACACGATGGACGAGCCGCGGGTATTCAACGGACCTCCCGATCGTTTCGACTGGAAGCTCGTCGGCAAGAAGGAGATGTACGTCGCCTACAACGCCTTCGGCATGTACGACCCGGCGGTCGACCGTCGCAAGGTCGTCACTCCGGATGGCGTCGATTCGAAGGCGACGCGCTATGAGCTCCACCGCGTGTGGGTCATCGAGGCCACGGTGAAGGACGGGGTGCGCCACGTCGCACCGAAGCGCCGCTTTTACGTGGATGAAGACTCGTGGGCGCTGATGTCGGCGGAAGACTACGACGCTCAAGGCAAGCTCTGGAAGGTCCGCGAGAGCTTCCTGATTCCGGTGGCCGAGACCGGCGCCTGCGACAACCCTGCCTTCGTCCAGTACGACCTCGCCTCCGGGCGCGTGCTGTACGACCAAGCGTCCCTCGGGGCTGGCCAGGACATGATGTGGGCGACCGAGCCGAACGATCCCAAATACCGCGACGACTTCTACACGCCGGACAACCTCCGCGCGATCAGCGACCGCTGA
- a CDS encoding DUF1302 domain-containing protein, which yields MSMHLKRTVLGLAMAGLCAPAAHAFQFETDSVKGSFDSTLTLGFGQRVESQRCDHVGDPSTGCGARANTVQWGNADDGNLNYNKGDFFTTHLKGSHELLLNFPDEWKFMGRVGWLYDFVADDTARTDLDSEAKRAVGRYARLYDLWVSKEFNVGDQRGRVRLGNQVVSWGESLFMVGGINSNVAMDLQRLSSPGVQLKEAFLPSPMVSVASGLGRGVNLEAYYQFQWKQYEFPPSGTYFSMGDTFDKGRDNLLYFTPDAASRIRTAGDPLFGQSLQAARASMLASGEAMRVGKDIDPRNGGQYGLSLKFRPEGWDTDFGLYYQRFHDKTPNFQYWNAQNTTKVYFLEDRELYGVSANTSIGNWAVGAELSYRPKDAVSTSVCLDPATGGLAAVDQCNGSIDKERYQFHLTGILSLTPSDHGWFLDLVGAQTGTFLGEAVAIAYPGVNSNKVFTRTRNGVTYQQLPAAGAWTYLDSNGAFKGVGDELSWGYMFDFSLTYDSTLIPGWQVIPGVFFSHAVKGNTPNFMANWMEGAKSANFYVLFNRNPATWQAGINYTKFWGGDMPVSSPFRDRDFIGGFISRNF from the coding sequence ATGAGCATGCATCTGAAGCGGACGGTGCTGGGTCTCGCCATGGCGGGCCTCTGCGCCCCGGCGGCGCACGCGTTCCAGTTCGAGACTGATTCGGTCAAGGGATCTTTCGATTCGACCCTGACGCTCGGCTTCGGCCAGCGCGTCGAAAGCCAGCGTTGCGACCACGTCGGCGACCCGTCGACGGGCTGCGGCGCGCGAGCCAACACCGTGCAGTGGGGCAACGCCGATGACGGCAACCTCAACTACAACAAGGGCGATTTCTTCACGACGCACCTGAAGGGCTCGCACGAATTGCTGCTGAACTTCCCCGACGAATGGAAGTTCATGGGGCGCGTCGGCTGGCTCTACGACTTCGTTGCGGACGACACCGCGCGTACCGATCTCGACAGCGAGGCGAAGCGCGCGGTCGGGCGCTATGCGCGCCTCTATGACTTGTGGGTCAGCAAGGAATTCAACGTCGGCGACCAGCGCGGGCGGGTGCGGCTCGGGAATCAGGTCGTGAGCTGGGGCGAGAGCCTGTTCATGGTCGGCGGCATCAATTCCAACGTCGCGATGGACTTGCAGCGGCTGTCGTCGCCCGGCGTCCAGTTGAAGGAGGCCTTTTTGCCGTCGCCGATGGTGAGTGTGGCGAGCGGCCTCGGCCGGGGCGTGAACCTGGAGGCCTATTACCAGTTCCAATGGAAGCAGTACGAGTTCCCGCCGTCTGGCACCTACTTCTCGATGGGCGACACCTTCGACAAGGGCCGGGACAACCTGCTCTATTTCACACCGGACGCCGCGAGCCGTATCCGCACCGCGGGCGATCCGCTCTTCGGCCAGTCGCTGCAGGCTGCGCGCGCATCGATGCTGGCTTCCGGCGAGGCCATGCGGGTCGGGAAGGACATCGATCCGCGCAACGGCGGCCAGTACGGCCTATCGCTGAAGTTCCGGCCGGAAGGCTGGGACACCGATTTCGGCCTGTACTACCAACGCTTCCACGACAAGACGCCCAACTTCCAGTACTGGAATGCCCAGAACACGACGAAGGTGTACTTCCTCGAGGATAGGGAGCTGTATGGCGTCAGCGCGAACACGTCGATCGGGAACTGGGCCGTCGGCGCGGAGCTTTCGTACCGTCCGAAGGACGCCGTGTCGACGAGCGTCTGTCTCGACCCCGCTACCGGCGGGCTCGCGGCCGTCGATCAATGCAACGGATCGATCGACAAGGAACGCTACCAGTTCCACCTGACCGGCATTCTCAGCCTCACACCGAGCGACCATGGCTGGTTCCTCGACCTCGTCGGTGCGCAGACCGGTACCTTCCTCGGTGAGGCGGTCGCGATCGCCTATCCCGGCGTGAATTCGAACAAGGTCTTTACCCGCACACGCAACGGCGTGACCTATCAGCAGTTGCCGGCGGCGGGCGCGTGGACCTATCTCGATTCGAACGGCGCGTTCAAGGGTGTTGGCGACGAGCTCTCCTGGGGCTACATGTTCGATTTCAGCCTGACCTACGACAGCACGCTGATTCCAGGCTGGCAGGTGATTCCGGGCGTCTTCTTCTCGCACGCGGTAAAGGGCAACACGCCGAACTTCATGGCGAACTGGATGGAGGGCGCGAAGTCGGCGAACTTCTATGTGTTGTTCAACCGCAATCCGGCGACCTGGCAGGCGGGCATCAACTACACGAAGTTCTGGGGCGGCGACATGCCGGTCAGCTCGCCCTTCCGCGACCGCGACTTCATCGGCGGCTTCATCTCGCGCAATTTCTGA